A part of Salvia splendens isolate huo1 unplaced genomic scaffold, SspV2 ctg560, whole genome shotgun sequence genomic DNA contains:
- the LOC121790595 gene encoding uncharacterized protein LOC121790595 encodes MLVGEDLGIFLAQFRWLWERAHPFGVTHHDGIQRLIRLLPSDWVGFAIDRSRDYIFPAAPLFDPHGDFPEFIGEIHSCFILHGQAPRGPYMRPGDLAPVGDPGVPQPADLQPEPVTPQPDLILPPLPSPPRHRARGEFEAGPSCPPLGEEEDPYPASLDPAPSLEGVGSASTEARELRAAAAERRRRGNAPATLSDEDESVEQKIIVGTSRLQPLPIPSETSPDTLLGAMIPTIPSHHESISLERGPVAWAIRHWGAVTRGPHPPGSTIESAILLDESSDEEEPEEDEGDPGTGASTIATPA; translated from the coding sequence ATGCTGGTAGGAGAAGATCTTGGGATATTTCTAGCACAGTTCAGGTGGCTCTGGGAGAGAGCGCACCCATTTGGAGTGACTCACCATGACGGTATCCAGCGGCTTATTAGGCTTCTACCCTCGGATTGGGTAGGCTTTGCCATCGACCGATCCCGTGATTATATATTTCCTGCAGCCCCTTTATTCGACCCTCATGGTGATTTTCCCGAGTTCATTGGGGAGATTCACTCGTGTTTTATCCTACATGGCCAGGCACCGAGGGGGCCATATATGCGGCCGGGCGATCTAGCCCCGGTAGGAGACCCAGGGGTCCCGCAGCCAGCAGACCTTCAGCCCGAGCCGGTCACCCCGCAGCCCGATCTGATTCTCCCACCTCTGCCCTCTCCACCGAGGCATCGGGCTCGTGGAGAGTTTGAGGCTGGACCATCTTGTCCCCCTTTGGGAGAGGAGGAGGACCCCTACCCAGCCAGCCTCGACCCTGCACCGAGCCTAGAGGGAGTAGGGTCGGCTAGCACCGAGGCGAGAGAGTTGCGAGCTGCAGCAGCTGAGAGGCGTAGGAGGGGCAATGCCCCCGCCACTCTTTCAGACGAGGATGAGTCAGTTGAGCAGAAGATCATAGTAGGCACCAGTCGCCTACAGCCACTGCCTATTCCTTCTGAGACATCTCCTGACACACTGCTAGGAGCGATGATTCCTACTATTCCTAGTCACCACGAGTCTATATCACTGGAGCGTGGGCCCGTCGCATGGGCTATACGCCATTGGGGAGCTGTGACCCGTGGACCACATCCTCCGGGTAGCACTATTGAGTCAGCTATTCTCCTTGATGAGAGTTCGGACGAAGAGGAGCCAGAGGAAGATGAGGGGGACCCGGGGACCGGTGCGAGTACCATTGCGACACCAGCCTGA